TCCTCGGCTTGGCCGccgctctcgctctctctccctcctcctcttcccttTTTCCTATATGAGACCAGCCGGGTGGGCTGAAGCAAGTCCTGTGAGGTGACGACACATTTCAAAGGAGAACATGGGACTACAACGGCTTTCGGTCTCAGGTTGATCGACGACTGCTTGGATCATCTTTTCATACCCCCACCACCAACCCGGACCTCCTCTGACTGAGCGCCTGTCTTCCTTCTAGCGCAGGACATTGAAATTGGCCGCATCGAAATTCAGCTGTGTGTGCATACCTAGAACTCCTCTTCATGTCCCTCTTTTCAAGTCTGGGCCCATTTCAGCTTGCATTTCTCATCTCTCACAGCTTGCCAGATACTTGACGCTGAATTCCTTGGTCGTCATACAAAGAAACACATAGTATACAGGACGACAGGCGGTAATGATGTGGTACTTGCTTCCTGTTGTTGTGGTTCTGCTTGTCACCATTTGGACGCGACAGTCTCATCTAAGTGCGGCAATACCGTCGTCACCCCCACCATTCATGTCTCAGAATCATCACATTGACGCCATTACAAGTATGTTTCTGTCAACACCTAAGAATGCTGCTTACTAACGAGACTGCAGTCTGGACGGAGCAAATCTGCCAAGTGTACAGCATTATGCTGAGCTCAACGACGGCTCTTGAAagccaccaccacaaccaccaccacagcGTCGAGGTGCCGACTTTGTACGAATACATGGGGCTGGAGTATGACGATATTATGGAGAAGCAGGATGAGGAGTCTAGGCAGGCCTCCATCTTCTTTGCTATGGAGGAGAAGCTCAGCGAGACGCGCCGTATCCGGAAACGCGATGTCGCCGTGGCAGGAGGACACCGGGACGAGTGGGCAGAGGACACCATCTCTATCACTAGCGGCGTAGCCAGCTGCCTCTTCAACCGCGAGTGTCGCAGCGTATACCATAAAAGGTTTCACCTGCGGCTCAGTCGGATGTCCAAGGACACCCCCTCTAGGAAAGACGTCGCTAGTAGGATGCAAGAGCTGAAGGCTACATGTGATTGGTAATGGCTGCGTTTGAGTGAATGGGGAGTCACTTGTACGAGGTTGAAAAGAGGCAGGAAGATGGACGGGGCTCGACTTGCAGAGATAATGAGAATTACAGAGAGGTGGTTGGGGttaggggggaggggagagagagatggagagagatCAAAACAGCTAATGGTTCTACATCAAGACAGAATTGAAAGGAGGACGTGTTGTAGGTTCACGAACATAATTCTGTGTGTGATGTGTGATACCTGAAGCGGGCAAGACATGCAGTAAATGGCGGCCGGTCCTAGATGTCAACCATCAGACCATTTCCAACGCCTGCCCTGTTGCTCAATGTGTTTTATTCCATCGCCTGAGCCACGCACTTCAGCAAGGATGAGGACGGGTGGGCGGTCGTGTCGGTTCGTTTCGTTTCGATTCGATTCGATTCGTATCGTGCCGGGCAACACCAGAacaaaggaggaggaagcagaagaagaagaatcTGGCTTTCAAACGGCAGAAGCAGTCATTAGAGTACATAACTCCTCGCCCACCTGCGTTCAAACCCACACGGCCTTTGCCACATGCAAGCAAACCTCATCGACAACTTTTGGCTTCCCAACATAGTATCGACAGGCCTGGACTTGTCCACCCATCACCCATCACCCATCGCACACGGAAACaaacatacacacacacaaacattGCATGTCTCTTCTGCCGGCCCCCCCTTCGTTATCGTCATcagcaccaccagcaccgCGCGGATCCGGCCCCCCGGCAACGCGCTTCCGCTTCTTCAGCATCAAACACGTCACGGTAGTGGTCCCCGTAAGCTGACGCAGTAAGGCATCACGAAACACCAGCAGCCACCATGCGATCGGTCCTTGCTGCCGAGCGCGGCCGGCAGCTGCAGCGGTACAAGTGCAAGATGCCGCTTGAGCCTACAGCCCACCTcgtcaccgacgacgacctaGCCAAAGCGCGCCTCATTGCGCCAGATGCGTCCTTCAAAGAGCCTGATGAGGAGGACTTCCCAACAAAATGGCGTCAGCTGAGGAGCCTGACGACCTTTCTCTCCTCCCACTGGCGCAAGATGGACGTAGACAAGGTCCTTAGCGAGCTCAAAGTCGGTCAAGACAGCGGGGCGGCCAAGAAGGTCTGGCACGGCCCGGAACCGGTTCCAGCAGAGGAGCAGACCAGGTTTTATcagtggcagcagcagtggctGACCGACTACAAGGCTAGCCGGCAGCAGGATCGCGCGCCGTAAGAGCTGTGAGTTGAAGTATATAACGCACACGAAGGGCGCTACGGAGGGTGTTGGAGATAGGACTTATTGTGGAAAGTACCATGGGTCAATTGTGTGTGTATTCAAAGGTGTGTATGTAACCGGCCAGCCAAcatccgcctcgccgacTTCGACACATGCGTCAGGATAGGCGAAGAACTTCTCGCTGCGAGTGAGTCATTCTGCAAGTTGAATAAGGGTTACGAGACTCTGCCGGCTGGACCAATTACTGAGCAGTTTGCATTGGCGTCATGCATCTACACTATTCGTTTCAGCCAGATTCCTATGGCTGATCTTTATGCACCTACGAGGGTTCAAAAGATCATTAAAAATGAGATGCCTCTAACTGAGGATAAAACTTTTGGTGATCTGATTCAGGATTTTTGGCAGGGAAAGTACACCTCCATGGCTGCCGTATATGAGGATATAAGATCCCGTCTTGACGCTGAGTCTGAATATGAGTGAATATGAGTCTGGATCTGAGTCCGAGGATCTCCAGGGTTCGGATCTTCTCGCCCAATGTAGAGATTTCCTGGCACAGGAGTCAGGCGACCCAATTTCAATGCCTTTTCATCAATATACATAAACTTAGCACTTAACAAAGTTTTACATGTAGTATAATGCTACGACGATGCAACTTTCGCTGGTCGCTATGGTTTTCAGATACGTTATACAGGAGTTGTCACGGCACaagcggcgggcggcggtaACAGCAGATCTCCGCGATTGACCTCTGTTGGTTTGCAGGAATCGGGGCTGCCAAATTGGCATATCGGACTTAAGGGAGGGTGCCCCACTATGGGCCACCCACCCACTTCGCGGGCCCGCGGCAGGGCACCCTTGCTTGTTatccttccttccctttctcaTAGCCGCACCAACCGAGTCGAACAATAGTGAGGTTATCACCAGATCAACGATATATCGTTTACGCCTGTGCCAACAACCTCACCAGGGAGCATGTCTTGGACGAGGAACAGCGACAACGAAAGACGTAAACAAAAAAGGCGCCTCGGGGCTCCAGCGAGTCCAAACAGGTGCGGTGGACACGGGACTGGAACTGGGGCTAATTATGTTGCCGGTTTCTCGCTCGAAGTTGCCAACGACCCGGGGCCCAGACGGACACGGAGACACCCCATCTCCGTGTCCGTCCCTGCGTCGgcactctctctcttgtaTTGCCGATTCAGGACCATGACTGCGTGATGCCTGTCTAGATTTGCACCTCTTCATCGTCCGTCTTGTCCTTGTCTTTGCAAGGCAGCCCCACTCTCAAAGACATCTCAATCTCAGCAATAGTATTGACTGCTATCCTCAGAAATAATTGGAAAACGTCAATCAGCGCTTGATTCGGAAACGGCTCACCGAAAGATGGGCTCGACGGGCTGCACCTCGTCAATAGTTGCGGCTCAAAGAACAATGATCTAGCTGTGTGTTTATAGCCCCGGCGGGAATGGGCGTCGGCATAGATAGGAACCTGTTTTCGCAGATGTTGCGCTATTCTTGTCTGCCCATGTTTTTGTTTCCcccttgtcctcgtccgTCTGTTTGCATCGTTCTCTTGTTACGCACAATCTATTCCTGTCCTGGTCCTGGACCAGCAACAACAAACAAAGACTACAGGACCCAACAGCAGCCAAGAGATGGGAGGTCGGAAGGGCCAGAATCCCGACATTAAGAAGAGAACGATATTTTTCGTTTCCTCTTCGATCAACACCTCGATTCTTCCAACTATCGTCCTACGACATTTCCAAGGTAGGCGCAACAGCAGAAAGCTCGACAGCAGATTGACCACATCAACCATGGAACCTCCCTTTCCCTACTCCTcgtctcccccctcccgctCTTCACCgttttcctcttcctcttcttcggcgcTGTCGGCCTTGGACGACCCTGGAGACCACGAACTTCATAACCGCGACTCGGAGATGGTTGTTTGCTACAGGCTTGACCTAGCGCCGATCTTGCCGGACCCCCTGGGCATGCAGACTGTGTCGCTTTGCTTTCACAACAGGTCGCCCTGCTCTGACAATGCTACCGTCGTCCATTTCACCAGggacgacatcgtcgtcaccaCCTCGCCTGACGATCCCGACACCCACGATGCCGAACAAGGTTATGTCATCAGTTTCGATCCTGTGATCGTCGTCTCGGACGCCGTGGAGATTCCGAGGCACCCTTACGTATCCAGACTCACGTGGCGTGTCTGCGCCTCCGTTCTTATTGCCTTGTTGGTCGGCATGGCATGCAGTGCCCTCATGGCACGGTGTCAGCAGTTCTACTACCAAACCCTGGCAGAGCTGCCCCCCCGACGGGTCATGATGGTCGAAGCCCTGCATAACGTCACCAAGGCGTACGATGCCTCAGTGAGTTCTATCAACATGGTCCACCTCCAGACTGCGGCGGGAGAAGAGCACGTGTTCTGGCCGACGGTCGCCCTAGATGAATACTTGAAAGAGGCCATAGAGCTCTGCTACCGGGCTAGCCAAGCGGATCCGGAATCATCGAGGCAGTGGTGCCGGGTGCTCGTGGATCATCTTACCGTCGCCCACGACAACCTCGTCAGCGCCAGTGTGACAACCGGCTACATGGCCCCTTGGTTCTTTAGAATGCTGTTTCACGTCCGGGACACAATCACGGCGATTGAGCTAGCAAGGGACAAGTTCCCTCCCTTTGCCGGTGAGAGCAGCGTTAGTGGGAAGAccaccgccgaggagatCTGCGACGCCTTTCTCGACCAGATGCCCTCCTGGAACgagacgacggcaacgatGGTCACGACGCTCGAGGGCGCCCACGctggcatcgtcgccgcctcaCTGGTCGCGCCAGCCATATACGAAAAGttcatcgtcgccgttgggcaggccgtgggAAACACCTCGGAACCACCTCCGTGGTGGGTGGAAGATGTTCTGTATTCTTTGACGTACCTCACATCAGACCACCAACAGGACGCTGAGGCGGTTGCCGATACCACCGCCAAGGCCATCGCAGACATCAAGGCGGCCCACTCGAACCTGGCCGACTTCGCCAACTACCTAGAGCAGGTCAAGGCGGGGGCGAAACCGAATGGAGCGTTGTGGTACTTTGACAACTGGGACACATTGCTACTGGAGCTAGAGGAGGTATCGTGGAATGTGAAGAGAAGGATAGGGGAGTTTTCCGAAATTGCCTCGGGCCGCCATTTGCGGAATCGCAAAGGGCTTCGGCCGAGTGAGAGGCGTTGGCAAGCGCTTAAACGCCAGGTTACGGAGGACCAGAGCATCCTCGAGTGGTTCTTCCAGtggtggggagggggctaGCCCGGTCTCCAAGTCTCCCCTCCACCTCAAGGCCTGCTTCGCGACATTGATGTCGCCAGCCGCTTTGGGCAGAAGTGAGGAGCCACACTACCCCCTTGTGCCAATGCCAAACGCATCTGGAACATCCATCCTAGGATGGGGAgagggggttgttgttgttggaggAGTGGCTGTCACGACACAGATGTCGCGCACCCGGATGGTTGCTAAGGTTGTATTGCCAGACAGATCTGGTACCTTGATTACACGAGGATAGCTGTTACGACACAGATGTCGGATAGCAGGATGATTCCCGAGGTTGTATTGCCAGGCAGATCTGGCAACTTGTGTCTGGGAGTGGTCCCAGAAGTGACGATACATATGTCGACCACAACACAGATGTTGGGCACGACACGtagcgagagagagacaagggGGGCGGCATCTCCTAGGAGAGATGCGACCGTGGATGTGATGGTGTTGGATGGAGAAAATCAGGGCGAGGGACTGTAGGGGATGACGGGGTTTTGTACTTCCATGAGACGCTCTTTGACAATCAGCCAGCTCGCAAACGTCCCTAAATCGAATGAACCTGACTTATCGAACCTGCCAAATCTCTAGCAAGCGCTGACGCAGTAAGTAACATCTGATAGACCAACGGGAGTCATGCCATGTCTGGCATGTCGTCAGAGCCATGCTGGGAAAGGTACACAAGCAAAGAGCCCGCAAGTTCGTGTTTGTAGCCGTTAGCACGAGCCAGTGGAGCAAAGCGACGAACTGCTGGGGCGCGGCTTGGGCAAAAAGGATGTGCAGGCAAGCTTGCAGAGGTTCCTGTTCCTGCGTGCGGTTCATGCAGGCATTCCCGGTTTCGCGCAGGTTCAGTTTTGTGATTGGCGCCGATGCCTCCGCATGGAGCCTTCGATGCTGGGCCGAGAGCGGCATTCTACAGCAATGAACTGGCGGTGACTTGACGCTTGTCTCTTCGAATTCAAATTCGTATCTGCGCTGCTGTTGCCAATCAGGATACGGTTTGACTGGATTGGGTAATGAGGTGAGGTTTGTCGTTGTGGCAGGTCTTGTGGAGGGGAGGTTATTTGCTTTGCGCTGGTGTCCGTACACAACCTGACAGACGTCTGGAATAGGCATTAAAAGGGTAGTATATATAAACAGTATAATGATTGCCCTTCCTTGTTAATCCAAGGCACGTTGTGAATAGGTTGAGGTGAGGAGGGCAAACCTAAAGCAGAAGAGCGAGAGACGAAGGATCCAACCCCAAAAGATTGCTGCTGCACTAGGCGTCCTGAAAAGACCTGAAGCaacccccctttcccttggACCTTTCTCCAATACTGCCCCCAACGGAACGGACTCCTCACACACGGTAAGTATTAGTATTCCGAGGCCGTCCTGCCTGCAACGACTCCTGCTTGGTTGAAGTGAAATGAATTCTTCTCCATCTGACTCGACGCGCGTTCATAAGTAAGCACCTATAGTCTAAAAATTAACATTTCTGTTCCTTGAAAAGGCAAAGTGTCAGCACTAGCTTGCACTCTAATGATACTACAAGGAACTATATACACTTCCCCGCTATCTCACATAGATTAAAATATGTACATCGTAATTAAACCAACGTTTGGTGACAATGCACCTCCGATATTTCGCAAGATGAGAGTCTTGCAATGCCCAGCAGTTTTATAAGCGTTCTCACTCATCTCAGCACCGAACTGCACTGCGTTTGCTCATTCCTAACGATTATACTTGCTTTGGTCACGATGCAAACCCACGCAGCGCTTGTTTTTCTCCTTTTTGTTTCCTTTGCCGACGTGATATTCGCACTACCACACGATCATGTGCTCTTGCATCTGCGCCGGTTCACTAACCACacgtcatcggcatcgatCACAAGCCGATGGGACATGTGGACGACGCCAACTATTCAGATCACTCCGTCCAAGACGGCATCTGCAACGAGCACTGCCAgcgcggcgccgaagacTGTTGAGAATGGCGACGTTATATCCGATGCCGCTGTGGGCATGATCATTACTGCAGGCGTTGGCGGGGGgttccttctcctcgccggccagtATTTTAGTATGTCAGCCGGAAGCGTTGCTCTAGTCACCGGAATTGGAGGGGTTGCTTCAGGACTCAGTTCGCTTGCTGGTTCACAACCACAGCAAGTTGACAGCCCGGAGAATGACAGACCGGAGGACGACGTCCCCGAAGAGAGACAGCCTACTGCAACAGGCCAAAAGTCTAGGGAGCTGGAGACCACTACCCAGCCGCTTGTGACATCCCTGGCAAGCTCCTATATGACTTCCTTCACGACTTCTTCTACTGCTGCATACTCCACTACGTCATACATCTCGTCTAGCTCCAGCCCAGTCCCCCAATATATTATTGTGCCCGGGTTCAACAACGCGGAATCGGGTGACGATTCCTTCGCGTCAGTACGATCCAGGCTCTCAGATGCGGCTGGGTCTGAAGTGGTCTctgtcgaggacgaggaagacaaCAGCGTTCTGTTCTTAACTGCTCCCTTGTCTCCAGAAGCCGCCAGTGAGCTCTCAAACGAAGCATCGGTAAGTGTCTGACACCTGTACACCTATACAAGCAACTAAcgcggggaggggaaagcTTGAGTCCGTTAGCAAAGACTTTATTCTGGGCGAAATGGACGATCTTCAATCGGAACCACCATTCAAAGAAGACGACGTTGCCGGTCCCTCCGGGTCGCCTCCGGCCATCTTGACGGACCCATTGACTGTCGCCAAGCAGCCAAAGAAGATTGTGAGGCAGATCGGATATGATGGAAGCCCGAGGGAAGAGAAGCCTTTCGAGCTGTCCGTCGTTTCGCAGGAACCAGGGAAACGAATGGCGGATTTTACGTACGATGAGGTGGCAGGCCGGGGCGTCACAGTTTACATCCTGGGATCGGGGATGAATCTGCAGAGTCCAGTAAGTTCCAAAATCCCTATTCGTATCTTGTCCCGTCTTGCTAACCACACGGAACTTGGCCAGGACATCAAGCAAGCCGTGGGCGGCAAGGAGTTTATCTACGCGCCAGGTGCCGCAGAAACACCCACTGATGACGACCCCGACATGGGCTATCCAGATGGCACTTGCATGGCGTCCAAGATATTCGGTCCCAAGTACGGCGTGGCGAAGAACGCAAACGTCATCATGGTTAAACTTTCCGGTCAGAGTGGTATGATGCAAGCTATCACTTTTACGGAAATGCTCACTGCCTTGGCCATGGTCAAGAATGATGTCCATAGACGCgggatcaagggcaaggcTGTGGTGAGCTTGTCTTATACCAGTAAGTCACGGATTGACCTGTTTGATCTTGAGCATCCAAAAGCAGACGAGCAGCATGTTAGCTTAGTAGAATACTGACTTTCTAAAGCCCCGATTGCCGATAAGGAAGCCATCGAGGCGTACAAAGAGATCCTTGTCAAGATGATGGAAgacgacatcgtcctcgtcgcaCCAACCGGAATTTCCAACAACAACCGGGGCTCCGAGGCGAACAATCAATATCctgccgccttcgccaaAGACACagccctcatcgccgtcaacgcAGTGAATTCAAAGGGTTTCCGTTATAACTGGTCGCCCGGCTCAGTAGAAGATGGTGTCACTGTGGCCGCGTCGGGAATAGGCTACTGCGCCTGGAGAGTGGCTGAAATCTTGGTCGGAAAGAGAAGGGAGAAGCAGGAGCCGGACAGACTTTACTACTCCGAGAGCGTCGCCGCGgccaccgtcgccggggtTGCTGCCACGCTCATGGCCCAAGAGGAGTACAAGGCACAACTGCAGCAACCCGGCAAGGTGGCATCAAAGGTCAAAGAGCTGCTCCAAGGTCTTGCCTGGGTGCGAGCCGAGGGAGGCCCGCCTGTCGTCTGGAACGGCGTCAGATCGATGAACGGCGTCTGCCGCAGACAGGAGGGCGACTCGTGCTCCAGCGCTGCTCCAACTGCAACACCGACGACATCCGAGGCCCGGTTGAGGCCCACAACCCCGGTGTCGGTTGTCCCTGTTGCTTGTGACAATTTCAACAAAAAGAAGTACGGATACTGTTGCCCGGGCCCAGGAAATCCCTGCCATAAAGGTCTGGGAGTGTGCTACGTTAACGGAGAGGGGGTCTCTGGCGGCTCTAGCGGCGTGGTGCCGAATGGCGCGCAATGTCCGCCTCCCGCAGGTGCTGAGTACTGAAGGGGGGCACTTGTAAGGGATGATATGTCGGCCAAGGAGAACAAAATCAAGCATAGCTCTGTTCAGTAAGGGAGGGAAGTAATTTCTAATCAAATTCCTATCTCGGGCTTCCAGCCCTCTATCTATCCATTTCTGGTTCAGGTATTCCGTAGAAACTGATCCATCATCTTAGAGGTAATAGTGAAATCGCTCATCTTCCCCCTCACCACGACTCTTTCAGAATTTTCAAAATTCACGCACAATTGAGATGCCTGCCCCTCAATTGCAAAGAAATCCAAATACGCAGACATTTTAAAAACCAAGGAAATTCCTAACGGAGCCGCTAAGAACTCATCAGGTTTGTTGATCGATGCGCCCTCATCAAGAAAGATTCTCAGCACGTCAACAAGTCTGTGCAAGGCAGCGTTATGCAGGAGAAGATATTCATTAACAAAGCTTGATCTAGCAATGAGTAGAGTGTTGCAAATGCTTGCATAACTCCCCGACGTTGCCTTGACTGCCTTTTTCCTGCCGATGACATTCGACTTCACCAGTCAGCTTGCTCATGAGCCTTGTACTTTGGTCATAATCACTGTTCCTGAAATTCTCGTTTTGAGAATCCCAATGACTCCCCATATGCTATTCCTGCAACTACAGATCATTATGACACACAAGGGTGCTGTTTTGAAAGATTCGCCATGGCCTGAAAGAGCGTCTTCGTGGGGCATTTGTGGTTTTCCTCCATCTCGAGAAGGACAGGAATTGGTGTCTAAATGGGAGTAATGCACGAAACTAAGGGTTTATACTGTTGTAATTAGCGACCGAAGTTATTAATCCATGTCACTCGGCTACACATGTAAACTGTGAGATCGGACTAACGGTGTGTGATACCCTGTGTCCCATCTACCTTTCATGGGACTAAGATATGCTAACCCTAAGCGTCGACTGGCTCCCGTGTTGCCCGGCCGAGGTACTTGTGATTGAGCGTCTTGCTGTCGAAGATACACTCGGCCAGCAGCGGTGAGATGATGAGGATTCGGGGCGCTTTGTACACGGCGTGCTCAGCAAGCTCGAGAAACGGAGCCACGATGGGGTTCATCTGCTCCGAGTGAAAGGCGTACGAAACTTTGAGCATGGTTGAAGTCACGCCAGCGGCTGTCAGCACGCCGGATAGAAGTTCCAGCCGCTCTCTGCTCGCGCTGATGACAAGATCAGACTCCCCCTTGAAGCAGGCCACCTCGTACTCGTCTTCCCGCCCCACGAGGTGCTCACTCAGATGCTCGGGGTGCACCGAACGGCCAGCATGCCGTGCGTGTCCGCTTTGCAGTGGGTGTCCATCGGCTTGGCGCGCCCGGCGGCCAGATGGAGTACGTCCAGGTCGGAGAGCACGCCAGCGGCTGCCAGGGCGGCGAACTCGCTAAGGCTGTGGCCCATGACCATGGACGGCctgacgccgagggcggcccAGTAGTGCGTCAAGGCCAGctcgatgaggacgatggcCAGCTGGGATGCGACGGGAGAGACCTCATCACGGGAGACAGAGCCCTCGATGATGGGGACCACCGAtccgacgtcgtcaaggtgCAGCGACTGCACCAGGAGGTCGAGGCGATCCACCGCCTCGCGGAAGACTGCGCAGTGGGCGTACAGCCGCGCGCCCATGCCCTCGTAGAAGGCACCCTGCCCGGTGAAGGCGAACGCGACGGTCGGGCTCTTCAACGGCACCGAGGTGATCTGTTGCGGCTGCTCTCTCATCTTGTCCAGCTCGGTGGAGAGGAAGCGTCTCGCCCCAGCCATGTCCTTGACCGAGGCCACAATGCGGAACGGATGGTGCATGCGCCGCACGGCCAGGGTGTAGGAGAGATGACCGAGGTCGGtctcgctgccgtcgccgtcgagatACGCTAGTAGAGCCTCAGCATTCAGCCTTAGAGAGTACTTGCTCTGGGCCGAGAGGGCGAGAAGGAAGACGGAGCGGGGGTCGTTCTCAACTACGGCGGAGCGTTCTGGCGGGTCGGCCAGGAGGACAGTGGTGTTTCCGATGTGGGCTCCGAAGCTGTTCATGACGGTGAGGCGGCCGGGAGCCCGGTCGGTGCGGGGCTACTCGGAGTATTCCCAGTTGAGGCCGACGTTGCGCTCTTCCAGGTCCGGCGGCATGGTAGGGTTGAGTTTGGCAACGCCGATCTGCGGCGGCAGGGCGCCGTTCTGGTACATGAGCAAGACCTCGATGAAGGaggcgatgccggcggcggccccgcTATGGCCGAGGTTGCTCTTGACAGCGCCGAGGCGCAggcgtttcttcttcttgcgccGCGGACCGGGACCCGCCGGGGCGAAGACATCCGACACGGAGTGGGCCTCCTCGCAGTCCCCGGCCTgggtgccggtgccgtgCAGCTCGACGTAGCTCACATCCAGCGGGGAGATACCGGCCTTGGCCGTGACTTTTCTATAGTTGTCAGCCTGCGTGGGCGCGTGGGGGTGCGTAATGaaggcggcctcggccgaaTGGTTTGTGTTGGCGGCCCTGCTGTGCCGAGAGGCAGTCGCTCCAGACGCACTCGTTTAGCGTTGCAAGCGCGGACGGCATGTTTGCTTTCgttgagggggggggggattctGTCCTCgagtgagagaaagagagcACTCAGATTGGGTGTGAACAAGAGTATCTAACTATGTATCTACGAGTTGGGTGGCTCGCCGGGGCTCGGTCACCAAAGTACAGTCTTCGGTGTTGGCTCACTCTTGGGCAGTGTGTGTGAATCCTTCGAGCCGTCTTGCTATCTTCGACAAGTTTGGTGCTTGACCGATGCTGAAATTCATTTGATTTGCCCCCGATATTTCCGAAGGATCGAGACAGGGCGCACT
The genomic region above belongs to Colletotrichum higginsianum IMI 349063 chromosome 2, whole genome shotgun sequence and contains:
- a CDS encoding Polyketide synthase; protein product: MLKVSYAFHSEQMNPIVAPFLELAEHAVYKAPRILIISPLLAECIFDSKTLNHKYLGRATREPVDA
- a CDS encoding Alkaline proteinase, with product MPSSFISVLTHLSTELHCVCSFLTIILALVTMQTHAALVFLLFVSFADVIFALPHDHVLLHLRRFTNHTSSASITSRWDMWTTPTIQITPSKTASATSTASAAPKTVENGDVISDAAVGMIITAGVGGGFLLLAGQYFSMSAGSVALVTGIGGVASGLSSLAGSQPQQVDSPENDRPEDDVPEERQPTATGQKSRELETTTQPLVTSLASSYMTSFTTSSTAAYSTTSYISSSSSPVPQYIIVPGFNNAESGDDSFASVRSRLSDAAGSEVVSVEDEEDNSVLFLTAPLSPEAASELSNEASLESVSKDFILGEMDDLQSEPPFKEDDVAGPSGSPPAILTDPLTVAKQPKKIVRQIGYDGSPREEKPFELSVVSQEPGKRMADFTYDEVAGRGVTVYILGSGMNLQSPDIKQAVGGKEFIYAPGAAETPTDDDPDMGYPDGTCMASKIFGPKYGVAKNANVIMVKLSGQSGMMQAITFTEMLTALAMVKNDVHRRGIKGKAVVSLSYTTPIADKEAIEAYKEILVKMMEDDIVLVAPTGISNNNRGSEANNQYPAAFAKDTALIAVNAVNSKGFRYNWSPGSVEDGVTVAASGIGYCAWRVAEILVGKRREKQEPDRLYYSESVAAATVAGVAATLMAQEEYKAQLQQPGKVASKVKELLQGLAWVRAEGGPPVVWNGVRSMNGVCRRQEGDSCSSAAPTATPTTSEARLRPTTPVSVVPVACDNFNKKKYGYCCPGPGNPCHKGLGVCYVNGEGVSGGSSGVVPNGAQCPPPAGAEY
- a CDS encoding Polyketide synthase, which gives rise to MNSFGAHIGNTTVLLADPPERSAVVENDPRSVFLLALSAQSKYSLRLNAEALLAYLDGDGSETDLGHLSYTLAVRRMHHPFRIVASVKDMAGARRFLSTELDKMREQPQQITSVPLKSPTVAFAFTGQGAFYEGMGARLYAHCAVFREAVDRLDLLVQSLHLDDVGSVVPIIEGSVSRDEVSPVASQLAIVLIELALTHYWAALGVRPSMVMGHSLSEFAALAAAGVLSDLDVLHLAAGRAKPMDTHCKADTHGMLAVRCTPSI
- a CDS encoding Polyketide synthase; the encoded protein is MPSALATLNDRAANTNHSAEAAFITHPHAPTQADNYRKVTAKAGISPLDVSYVELHGTGTQAGDCEEAHSVSDVFAPAGPGPRRKKKKRLRLGAVKSNLGHSGAAAGIASFIEVLLMYQNGALPPQIGVAKLNPTMPPDLEERNVGLNWEYSE